In Leucobacter sp. CX169, a single genomic region encodes these proteins:
- a CDS encoding isoprenyl transferase, with protein MVMRDPRPSSAEQPDDGPLYRLYQRRLRRQIDPARVPHHVAVIVDGNRRWAKLRLQERAAFGHRAGARKVPEFLGWCQDAGVQVVTLYLLSSDNLTGRDSAELDELFSIIADLAEVLGEQPDWRIQHVGSGDGLPESLCSAIRGAEERTRDHTGLHVNLAVGYGGRSEITAAVRSIIEKHQRDGGNLDSLAERLTPDQIGEHLWTGGQPDPDLVIRTSGEQRLSDFMIWQSAHSEFYFVDALYPDLREVDLLRALRDYSRRNRRYGS; from the coding sequence ATGGTGATGCGAGATCCGCGCCCCAGCTCGGCGGAGCAGCCCGACGATGGTCCCCTCTACCGCCTATACCAGCGACGCCTGCGCCGGCAGATCGACCCGGCCCGGGTGCCGCACCATGTCGCGGTCATCGTCGATGGCAACCGCCGCTGGGCGAAGCTGCGGCTGCAGGAGCGCGCCGCCTTCGGGCACCGCGCCGGAGCGCGCAAGGTCCCCGAGTTTCTCGGCTGGTGCCAGGACGCCGGCGTGCAGGTCGTCACGCTCTATCTGCTCTCCTCCGACAACCTCACGGGCCGCGACTCGGCCGAGCTCGACGAGCTGTTCAGCATCATCGCCGACCTCGCCGAGGTGCTGGGCGAGCAGCCCGACTGGCGCATCCAGCATGTAGGCTCCGGCGACGGCCTGCCCGAGTCGCTCTGCAGCGCGATTCGGGGCGCCGAGGAGCGCACCCGCGACCACACGGGGCTGCACGTCAACCTCGCGGTCGGCTACGGCGGGCGCAGCGAAATCACGGCGGCGGTGCGCAGCATCATCGAGAAGCATCAGCGCGACGGCGGCAACCTCGACTCGCTCGCTGAGCGACTCACCCCCGATCAGATCGGCGAGCACCTCTGGACGGGCGGGCAGCCCGACCCTGACCTCGTCATCCGCACCTCGGGCGAGCAGCGCCTGAGCGACTTCATGATCTGGCAGTCCGCACACTCCGAGTTCTACTTCGTTGACGCGCTCTACCCGGACCTCCGCGAGGTCGATCTGCTGCGCGCGCTGCGCGATTACTCACGCCGCAACCGCCGCTACGGCAGCTAA
- a CDS encoding SDR family NAD(P)-dependent oxidoreductase has product MSTVGSTAQADPFSISGQRVLVTGGAGGIGSGISRRFAAAGARVAIQYRSSAVAAERLADELCAAHGDGSAVAIACNLDDADAAETLVARTVAALGGIDGVVNNAGVQPVQTLDEMSRADWDGMFATNLGAVFAVSAAAAAAMAPGGWITHIASIEATRPAVGHAHYATAKAGVVMHARAAALEYGPRGLRVNTVSPGLIDRGTLEQDWPEGVASWNAAAPLRRLGRPDDIANACVFLASPGASFITGHELVVDGGMLVTPGW; this is encoded by the coding sequence ATGTCGACAGTCGGCTCCACTGCTCAGGCTGATCCCTTCTCGATCTCGGGCCAGCGCGTGCTCGTCACCGGCGGCGCCGGCGGCATCGGCTCGGGCATTTCACGTCGCTTTGCGGCGGCGGGCGCCCGGGTCGCTATCCAGTACCGCTCGTCGGCCGTCGCGGCGGAAAGGCTCGCGGACGAACTGTGCGCCGCCCACGGCGACGGCTCCGCGGTCGCCATCGCGTGCAACCTCGACGACGCTGACGCCGCCGAGACGCTCGTCGCGCGCACGGTCGCAGCGCTCGGCGGCATCGACGGCGTCGTGAATAACGCGGGCGTGCAACCCGTGCAGACGCTCGACGAGATGAGCCGCGCCGACTGGGACGGCATGTTCGCCACGAACCTCGGCGCAGTCTTCGCCGTGAGCGCCGCCGCCGCCGCGGCGATGGCCCCCGGTGGCTGGATCACCCACATCGCCTCGATCGAAGCGACCCGGCCGGCCGTCGGCCACGCCCACTATGCGACCGCGAAGGCCGGCGTCGTGATGCACGCCCGCGCCGCCGCCCTCGAGTACGGCCCCCGCGGCCTCCGCGTGAACACGGTTTCGCCTGGCCTGATCGACCGGGGCACTCTCGAACAGGACTGGCCCGAGGGCGTGGCGAGCTGGAACGCCGCCGCCCCGCTTCGCCGCCTTGGCCGCCCCGACGACATCGCGAACGCCTGCGTCTTCCTCGCCTCGCCGGGCGCGAGCTTCATCACCGGGCACGAGCTGGTCGTCGACGGCGGAATGCTCGTTACGCCCGGCTGGTAG
- a CDS encoding ABC transporter permease subunit, with product MSTTIDNGADLDAGATRKQRRAAGIAEAASGGMKVLLLKLVMLGVVDAIAIYGLIVLASAGQWLVAGLVFVVTVVVNWIYFSPRKLPAKYLTPGVIFLVVFQVFVLVYTGYVAFTNYGTGHNGSKDQAVSSLMSSSLQRVEDSPTFPVTVVDQWGTLGLLVVDPVGETLLGTNEQPLAPVDAEMDGDRAVAVEGWTSLTFAEVIARTDEITNLAVPFSQDPNDGALRTPDGSSAYLYVSNLAYDEAAGTMTNLDTDVVYSDIGTGAFTSDTGAELLPGWQIPVGFDNFVRAVTDTRLLGPLVYVTLWTFAFALISVASTFFLGLLLAIVFNDKRMKGRKYYRVLMILPYAIPSFLSALIWAGMMNESFGFINQVLFGGADIPWLTDPVLAKFSVLLVNLWLGFPYMFLVCTGALQSIPEELEEAATVDGAKPWAVFRLIKLPLLLVSVAPLLIASFAFNFNNFNVIYMLTDGGPRDSNAPIPVGHTDILISMVYKIAFTGQTRDYGLASAYSIIIFIIVAVIAVLAFRRTKSLEELN from the coding sequence ATGAGTACCACGATCGACAACGGGGCCGATTTGGACGCGGGGGCGACCCGAAAGCAGCGGCGGGCGGCAGGCATCGCAGAGGCCGCCTCTGGTGGGATGAAGGTGCTGTTACTCAAGCTGGTCATGCTGGGCGTCGTGGACGCGATTGCGATCTACGGATTGATCGTCCTAGCGTCGGCCGGGCAGTGGCTCGTCGCGGGGCTGGTCTTCGTGGTCACGGTGGTCGTGAACTGGATCTACTTCTCACCCCGCAAACTCCCCGCGAAGTACCTCACTCCTGGCGTGATCTTCCTGGTCGTGTTTCAGGTCTTCGTGCTCGTCTACACCGGCTACGTCGCCTTCACGAACTACGGCACGGGCCACAACGGTTCCAAGGATCAGGCCGTCTCATCGCTCATGTCCTCCTCGCTGCAGCGCGTGGAAGACTCGCCCACCTTCCCGGTGACCGTCGTCGACCAGTGGGGCACACTGGGCCTGCTCGTGGTCGACCCGGTCGGCGAGACGCTGCTCGGCACGAACGAGCAGCCGCTCGCCCCCGTCGACGCCGAGATGGACGGCGATCGCGCCGTCGCGGTCGAGGGCTGGACCTCCTTGACCTTCGCGGAAGTCATTGCGCGCACGGACGAGATCACAAACCTCGCGGTGCCGTTCTCGCAAGACCCGAACGACGGTGCACTGCGCACCCCGGACGGCTCGAGCGCCTACCTCTATGTCTCGAACCTCGCGTACGACGAGGCCGCGGGCACCATGACGAACCTCGACACCGACGTCGTCTACTCCGACATTGGTACGGGCGCGTTCACCTCTGACACCGGAGCAGAGCTCCTCCCTGGCTGGCAGATCCCGGTCGGCTTTGACAACTTTGTGCGGGCCGTGACCGATACGCGGCTGCTCGGTCCGCTCGTCTACGTCACCCTCTGGACCTTTGCGTTCGCGCTCATCTCCGTCGCCTCGACGTTCTTCCTCGGGTTGCTGCTGGCCATCGTCTTCAACGACAAGCGCATGAAAGGACGGAAGTACTACCGGGTCTTGATGATCCTGCCGTACGCGATCCCGTCCTTCCTCTCCGCGCTGATCTGGGCCGGCATGATGAACGAGAGCTTCGGGTTCATCAACCAGGTGCTGTTTGGGGGAGCGGACATCCCCTGGCTCACCGATCCGGTGCTCGCCAAGTTCTCGGTATTGCTCGTCAACCTCTGGTTGGGATTCCCGTACATGTTCCTGGTGTGCACCGGGGCACTGCAGTCGATCCCCGAAGAGCTGGAGGAGGCCGCGACCGTGGACGGCGCGAAGCCCTGGGCGGTCTTCCGACTCATCAAGCTGCCGCTGTTGCTCGTCTCGGTGGCGCCGTTGTTGATCGCGTCGTTTGCCTTCAACTTCAATAACTTCAATGTGATCTACATGCTGACCGACGGCGGCCCGCGCGACTCGAACGCGCCGATCCCCGTCGGCCACACCGACATCCTGATCTCGATGGTCTACAAGATCGCCTTTACGGGACAGACCCGTGACTATGGCCTCGCGAGCGCGTACTCGATCATCATCTTTATCATCGTGGCAGTGATCGCCGTGCTTGCCTTCCGTCGCACCAAGTCCCTCGAGGAGCTGAACTGA
- a CDS encoding hemolysin III family protein, with the protein MTPDPAAERSARPFPEPDSLSIPLLEDSIDHEADPALPGVPTDEAKPTWRGWIHAGTFPVTIAAGIVLISLADGPVAKWASAVFMLTSMLLFGNSALYHRINWKPSTKQIFRRIDHANIFLLIAGTYTPLALLTLPLDKGLILLVAVWAGAILGVAFRVFWIDAPRWLYVALYVGLGWAAMAFIVDIAHANLAAMVLVVVGGLLYTIGSVVYGMKRPNPIPGVFGFHEIFHTLTVLAFLCHWVASLLAALDPFYLR; encoded by the coding sequence ATGACGCCAGACCCCGCCGCAGAACGCTCAGCGCGTCCGTTTCCCGAGCCCGATAGCCTGTCGATCCCGCTGCTCGAGGACTCGATCGACCACGAGGCGGATCCTGCTCTGCCGGGGGTGCCGACCGATGAGGCGAAGCCGACCTGGCGCGGCTGGATCCACGCGGGCACCTTTCCCGTCACGATCGCCGCGGGCATCGTGCTCATATCCCTCGCCGACGGCCCCGTCGCGAAGTGGGCGTCCGCGGTGTTCATGCTCACGAGCATGCTGCTCTTTGGCAACTCGGCGCTGTATCACCGCATCAACTGGAAGCCGTCGACCAAGCAGATCTTCCGCCGCATCGACCACGCCAACATCTTCCTGCTCATCGCGGGCACCTACACCCCGCTCGCGCTCCTGACGCTGCCGCTTGACAAGGGGCTGATCCTGCTGGTCGCGGTCTGGGCGGGCGCCATCTTGGGCGTCGCCTTCCGAGTCTTCTGGATCGACGCCCCGCGTTGGCTCTACGTCGCCCTCTACGTCGGACTCGGCTGGGCGGCGATGGCGTTTATCGTTGACATCGCGCACGCGAACCTGGCGGCTATGGTGCTCGTCGTCGTCGGCGGACTGCTCTACACGATTGGCTCAGTCGTCTACGGGATGAAGCGGCCGAACCCGATCCCGGGGGTCTTCGGATTCCACGAGATCTTCCACACGCTCACCGTGCTGGCGTTTCTCTGCCACTGGGTCGCGTCTCTGCTGGCAGCGCTCGACCCGTTCTACCTGCGTTAG
- a CDS encoding nucleoside phosphorylase translates to MAPVRLPADAELPLLRARVSDLAPRALVVGDPARAALVASRLDDVKQLSNNREYHVYTGTHRGVPVTVASHGVGAAGAAVCFEELARGGVTRIIRSGTAGGMQPDVVDGAIVVATGAVRADGVSHQLVPAEFPAIATPELTIALAARAAETGLSVHRGIVLTGDMFYPSDVITGVDHKMWQRAGIVAVEMEASALLVIASLHGIEAGVVLAIDGNPLNAADESMGDYDPYREIVTRAVDGALETALDALIA, encoded by the coding sequence ATGGCTCCCGTCCGACTTCCCGCCGATGCCGAACTGCCGCTTCTGCGCGCCCGTGTCTCTGACCTCGCCCCCCGCGCCCTCGTCGTGGGCGACCCGGCGCGCGCGGCGCTCGTCGCCAGCCGTCTGGACGACGTCAAGCAGCTCTCGAACAACCGTGAGTACCACGTGTACACGGGCACTCACCGCGGTGTCCCCGTGACGGTGGCCTCGCACGGTGTCGGCGCTGCCGGCGCCGCGGTGTGCTTCGAGGAGCTCGCGCGCGGCGGCGTGACCCGCATCATCCGCTCGGGGACCGCCGGCGGCATGCAGCCCGACGTGGTTGACGGCGCGATCGTGGTCGCCACCGGCGCGGTCCGGGCCGACGGCGTCAGCCACCAGCTCGTCCCCGCCGAGTTCCCGGCGATTGCGACCCCCGAGCTCACCATCGCGCTTGCTGCCCGCGCCGCCGAGACCGGCCTGAGCGTGCACCGCGGCATCGTGCTGACGGGCGACATGTTCTACCCGAGCGACGTCATCACGGGCGTCGACCACAAGATGTGGCAGCGCGCAGGCATCGTCGCGGTCGAGATGGAGGCCTCGGCGCTCCTCGTGATCGCGTCGCTGCACGGCATCGAGGCGGGCGTCGTGCTCGCGATCGACGGCAACCCGCTGAACGCCGCAGACGAGTCGATGGGCGACTACGATCCGTACCGCGAGATCGTGACCCGCGCGGTCGACGGGGCGCTCGAGACGGCGCTCGACGCGCTGATCGCCTAG
- a CDS encoding sugar ABC transporter permease, protein MRDAGAGMKPPRKPLHLRRWFAATGWRHLVGIAVVLFSLFPIIFVVSSSLNPHGTLTGSNALFSKIGLDSYARILTNPQVPFLPWFGNTLLISGITAVLTVFLGALAAYSFSRMRFAGRRFGLISIVVVQMFPQLLAVVAIFLLMSAIGDWFPAIGLNTHIGLIMVYLGGALGVNTYLMYGFFNTVPVSIDEAAKIDGASHARIFFTIILRLVAPILAVVALLSFIASVNEFVVASVLLIDTEKQTLAVGLTKLVSNPRYADWSAFSAGAVIAALPVVALFLFLQKYIVGGLTAGSVK, encoded by the coding sequence ATGCGGGACGCGGGTGCCGGGATGAAGCCGCCCCGCAAGCCGCTCCACCTTCGCCGCTGGTTTGCCGCGACGGGGTGGCGGCACCTGGTGGGCATCGCCGTCGTCCTCTTCTCGCTGTTCCCGATCATTTTCGTGGTGTCGTCGTCACTCAATCCGCACGGGACGCTCACGGGCTCGAACGCGCTGTTCTCAAAGATTGGCCTCGACAGCTACGCGCGCATTCTCACCAACCCGCAGGTGCCGTTCCTCCCGTGGTTTGGGAACACTCTTCTCATCTCGGGCATCACGGCGGTGCTGACCGTGTTCCTTGGGGCGCTCGCCGCGTACTCTTTCTCGCGCATGCGCTTCGCGGGGCGCCGCTTCGGCCTGATCTCAATTGTGGTCGTCCAGATGTTCCCGCAACTACTGGCCGTCGTCGCGATCTTCCTGCTGATGAGTGCGATCGGCGACTGGTTCCCCGCAATCGGCCTCAACACGCATATCGGCCTGATCATGGTCTATCTCGGTGGCGCACTCGGCGTGAACACCTACCTAATGTATGGCTTCTTCAATACGGTGCCGGTGTCGATCGACGAGGCGGCAAAGATTGATGGTGCCAGCCATGCGCGCATCTTCTTCACGATCATCTTGCGGCTCGTCGCCCCCATCCTCGCGGTCGTTGCCCTGCTGTCGTTCATCGCCTCGGTGAACGAGTTCGTCGTGGCCTCGGTGCTGCTGATCGACACCGAGAAGCAGACGCTCGCCGTGGGGCTCACCAAGCTTGTGTCGAACCCGCGGTACGCGGACTGGAGCGCCTTCTCGGCCGGCGCGGTCATCGCCGCGCTGCCCGTGGTGGCGCTCTTCCTGTTTCTGCAGAAGTACATCGTCGGCGGGCTCACCGCCGGGTCAGTGAAGTAA
- a CDS encoding amidohydrolase family protein yields the protein MSEPHAERTAQVIHADWMLTPSGAVADAELAFDAAGLITYAGPRREGSIADHVLAGHALMPGLVNGHTHSAMTLLRGSSDDEGFMPWLDEVQALEQHLTHDDVATGLQLAMLEMIESGTTTFADMYHWDAELLGLVRATGMRVLAAPAAFAADAVAFPGVSPWTGAEALDQTEALAEQFAGDPQIRLAYGPHAPYTCPPEFLREVGERAVRSGLPVHIHISESAAEVEQILERFGATPADFVASLGLFNARVLIAHGVHLTPSELEMVAAAGAAISHNPVSNLKLGNGIAALPEWLASGVDIALGTDSVASNNTLDLFEEIKTGSIVHRGVHQDAAIVRSLDLIELATRRGAVAVGFPETGALEAGRLADVIALDLTGNAATPLPSLTSHIGFAARGADVRHVFIGGRHVYADGAHLTLDASAVRVAALAASRRIRAAAAR from the coding sequence ATGAGCGAGCCCCACGCCGAGCGCACCGCGCAGGTCATCCACGCCGACTGGATGCTGACGCCGAGCGGCGCCGTCGCCGACGCCGAGCTGGCGTTTGACGCCGCCGGCCTCATCACCTACGCCGGCCCGCGACGCGAGGGGAGCATCGCCGACCACGTGCTCGCCGGCCACGCGTTGATGCCGGGCCTCGTGAACGGGCACACGCACTCCGCGATGACGCTGTTGCGTGGCTCGTCCGACGACGAGGGCTTCATGCCGTGGCTCGACGAGGTGCAGGCGCTCGAGCAGCACCTGACCCACGATGACGTAGCGACGGGCCTGCAGCTTGCGATGCTCGAGATGATCGAGAGCGGCACGACCACCTTCGCCGACATGTACCACTGGGATGCTGAGCTGCTGGGCCTCGTGCGGGCCACCGGCATGCGCGTGCTCGCTGCCCCCGCGGCGTTCGCGGCAGATGCGGTCGCCTTCCCCGGCGTCAGCCCCTGGACAGGTGCCGAGGCCCTGGATCAGACCGAGGCCCTCGCCGAGCAGTTCGCCGGCGACCCGCAGATCAGGCTCGCCTATGGCCCGCACGCGCCCTACACTTGCCCGCCGGAGTTCCTGCGCGAGGTGGGGGAGCGCGCGGTGCGAAGCGGCCTGCCCGTGCACATTCACATCTCGGAGTCCGCCGCCGAGGTCGAGCAGATCCTCGAACGCTTCGGGGCGACCCCCGCGGACTTTGTCGCAAGCCTCGGCCTGTTCAACGCCCGCGTACTCATCGCCCACGGCGTGCACCTCACCCCCTCTGAGCTCGAGATGGTTGCTGCCGCGGGCGCCGCCATCAGCCACAACCCCGTGTCGAACCTGAAGCTCGGCAACGGCATTGCGGCGCTGCCCGAGTGGCTCGCATCGGGTGTGGACATCGCGCTCGGCACCGACTCAGTCGCCAGCAACAACACGCTCGACCTGTTCGAGGAAATCAAGACGGGCTCGATCGTGCACCGCGGGGTGCACCAGGACGCCGCCATCGTGCGCTCGCTCGATCTCATCGAGCTCGCCACCCGCCGCGGCGCCGTGGCAGTCGGTTTCCCCGAGACGGGCGCTCTCGAGGCCGGCCGACTCGCCGACGTCATCGCGCTCGATCTCACCGGCAACGCCGCGACCCCGCTGCCCTCGCTCACCTCCCACATCGGCTTCGCCGCGCGAGGCGCCGACGTGCGCCACGTCTTCATCGGCGGCCGCCACGTCTACGCGGACGGCGCGCACCTCACGCTCGACGCCTCCGCGGTCCGGGTGGCCGCGCTCGCTGCCTCCCGCAGGATCCGGGCGGCCGCTGCCCGCTAG
- a CDS encoding GntR family transcriptional regulator produces MVRALTRVAHVAGELRSALGNGTYAPGERLPTEHELAERYGVSRPTLRAALRELEATGLVRTQHGVGTFVSDRPRIRAGLERLTSVSDSIRAMGQQPGMTYRSRVIRPVMPDEAEKMGLTAEATALEARRAILADGELVAYSYDLIPVGVFPEGRPAEHLDGSIFGYLREQLGRVPDHSVAEIHAVSSAHVAWGPDAEDEALYLLLDQLHYDAEGALLLYSRTYFIEGRIAFSMLRTV; encoded by the coding sequence TTGGTCAGAGCCCTCACCCGTGTTGCCCATGTCGCCGGCGAGCTGCGCAGTGCCCTCGGGAACGGGACCTACGCGCCAGGCGAACGGTTGCCCACCGAGCACGAGCTCGCCGAGCGCTACGGCGTCTCGCGGCCCACCCTGCGCGCCGCGCTCCGAGAGCTCGAGGCGACCGGGCTCGTGCGCACCCAGCACGGCGTTGGCACGTTCGTGAGCGACCGGCCGCGCATCCGCGCCGGGCTCGAGCGGCTGACCTCAGTATCCGACTCCATTCGCGCGATGGGGCAGCAGCCCGGAATGACGTACCGCAGCCGAGTCATCCGCCCCGTCATGCCCGACGAGGCCGAGAAGATGGGCCTCACCGCAGAGGCGACGGCGCTCGAAGCGCGCCGCGCGATCCTCGCCGATGGCGAGCTCGTGGCGTACTCCTACGACCTGATCCCCGTCGGCGTCTTCCCCGAGGGCCGCCCGGCCGAGCACCTCGACGGCTCAATCTTCGGGTACCTGCGCGAGCAGCTGGGCCGCGTGCCCGACCACAGCGTGGCCGAAATTCACGCGGTGTCCTCCGCGCACGTCGCCTGGGGCCCCGACGCCGAAGACGAAGCGCTCTACCTGCTGCTCGACCAGCTCCACTACGACGCCGAGGGCGCGCTCCTGCTCTACTCCCGCACCTATTTCATCGAGGGACGCATCGCGTTTTCGATGCTGCGCACGGTCTGA
- a CDS encoding cupin domain-containing protein gives MSGAVNSGQDPAVVTVDNVAAEAVQLPAEAVAWAERLQLEPLEHEGGLYRRTYLDEHSSAILYLLADPDFSALHSLDGVEVYHWHAGSALRLLLLHPDGRVEEPVLGPDAEAGQLPQIVVPAGVMQGSSPQGEWCLIGTTMAPAFNWEGFVLGERAALTAAYPAAAGRIAELTR, from the coding sequence GTGAGTGGCGCGGTGAACTCTGGGCAGGATCCTGCCGTCGTGACGGTCGACAACGTCGCGGCCGAGGCCGTGCAGCTACCCGCGGAGGCCGTGGCCTGGGCGGAGCGCCTGCAGCTCGAACCGCTCGAGCACGAGGGCGGGCTCTACCGCCGCACCTACCTCGACGAGCATTCGAGCGCGATCCTGTATCTGCTCGCCGACCCGGACTTCTCGGCGCTGCACAGCCTCGACGGCGTCGAGGTGTACCACTGGCACGCCGGGTCCGCCCTGCGCCTGCTGCTGCTGCACCCCGACGGGCGCGTCGAAGAACCCGTGCTCGGCCCCGACGCGGAAGCCGGTCAGCTGCCGCAGATCGTCGTTCCCGCTGGGGTGATGCAGGGATCCTCCCCTCAAGGTGAATGGTGCCTCATCGGTACGACAATGGCGCCCGCGTTCAACTGGGAGGGCTTCGTGCTCGGGGAGCGCGCGGCGCTCACGGCCGCCTACCCCGCCGCGGCCGGCCGCATCGCGGAACTCACCCGCTAG
- a CDS encoding maltose ABC transporter substrate-binding protein, whose translation MRVNRKSLLAAGAVAAIATLGLTSCTASDGGAKDEAASSSSLTVWVDAERIDALQGAADAYSEEKGIEVKLVSKDNADIKDDFIQQAPTGKGPDVVMGAHDWLGEFSTNGVVAPIELGDAADGFLQVAIDASTYEGTTYMLPYAVENIAVLRNADLVPEAATSFDDMIAKGKAAGLAQPFVVEQGAEGNPYHLYPFQTAFGAPVFGSGPDGYDPTDLQIGNAGGEQFATWLGGQGKSGTGVFNTDVDGDIAKQAFIDGTAAFWLTGPWNVGAAIDAGINVSVDSVPSPTAETAAPFAGVKGFFVSSESKNKVAANDFLVNYLGTEEVQLELFKAGNVLPALSAAAETASSDPIVAGFAAVGADSVPMPAIPAMGVVWQYWGIAEADIINGADPVATWQKLATDVQAAIDGN comes from the coding sequence ATGAGGGTGAACAGAAAAAGCCTGCTCGCCGCCGGGGCCGTAGCCGCGATCGCGACGCTCGGTCTCACGAGCTGCACTGCAAGCGACGGCGGAGCGAAGGACGAAGCGGCCTCGAGCAGCTCGCTGACGGTCTGGGTGGACGCTGAGCGCATCGACGCGCTGCAGGGCGCCGCCGACGCGTACTCGGAGGAGAAGGGGATCGAGGTCAAACTGGTCAGCAAGGACAACGCTGACATCAAGGACGACTTCATCCAGCAGGCACCCACAGGCAAGGGCCCCGACGTAGTCATGGGCGCGCACGACTGGCTCGGCGAGTTCTCGACCAACGGCGTCGTCGCCCCCATCGAGCTCGGCGACGCTGCCGACGGGTTCCTCCAGGTGGCCATCGACGCGTCCACGTACGAGGGCACGACCTACATGCTGCCGTACGCGGTCGAGAACATCGCGGTGCTGCGCAACGCGGACCTCGTCCCGGAAGCGGCCACGAGCTTCGATGACATGATTGCCAAGGGTAAGGCGGCCGGGCTCGCTCAGCCGTTCGTGGTTGAGCAGGGCGCGGAGGGCAACCCGTACCACCTGTACCCGTTCCAGACCGCGTTCGGCGCCCCCGTCTTTGGGAGCGGCCCCGACGGGTACGACCCGACTGACTTGCAGATCGGCAACGCCGGTGGCGAGCAGTTCGCCACCTGGCTGGGCGGGCAGGGAAAAAGCGGCACCGGTGTCTTCAATACCGATGTTGACGGCGACATCGCCAAGCAGGCCTTTATCGACGGGACCGCGGCATTCTGGCTGACCGGCCCGTGGAACGTGGGAGCTGCGATTGATGCCGGCATCAACGTCTCGGTCGACAGCGTGCCGAGCCCAACCGCGGAGACCGCGGCGCCGTTCGCCGGGGTCAAGGGCTTCTTCGTCTCCTCGGAGTCGAAGAACAAGGTTGCCGCGAACGACTTCCTGGTGAACTACCTCGGTACTGAGGAAGTCCAGCTCGAGCTGTTCAAGGCAGGCAATGTGCTCCCCGCGCTTTCGGCCGCGGCGGAGACCGCGTCGAGCGATCCAATCGTCGCCGGGTTCGCTGCGGTCGGCGCCGACTCGGTACCGATGCCGGCCATCCCCGCAATGGGTGTCGTCTGGCAGTATTGGGGCATTGCCGAGGCCGACATCATCAACGGTGCCGATCCGGTCGCCACCTGGCAGAAACTGGCCACCGACGTACAGGCCGCAATCGACGGGAACTAA